CTGACAAGCTTTGGTGCTAGAGGTTCTCAGTTTCTATGTCCTGTATCTTGCGAAGTTGACGGTCGCAAAGAGGGAGATGCCAAGAAACAAAGGCTAGCATATGCCAGTAAAGTGAAATCGGATGAATCAACCAATATGCAAGTATTAGATATCCAAAAATCAGTCTCATCTGAACGGAGGAAGATGttgaaaatggaaagaaatcCCAAGCGTCTCAACAATAGTGCATCACAGAGGAACAAAATTGAATATTACCAGGTCATCCAATATCCTCTGAAAACTGAGTCTACTATGGGGAATATATTACGTCATAATACTTTGGTTTTTGTTGTTCACAAAGATGCTGACAAGAAGAGCATAAGGGATGCTGTAAAGAAGCTGTTTAAGATTGAAATGAAGAAAGTAAATACATCAATCATG
The Solanum stenotomum isolate F172 chromosome 12, ASM1918654v1, whole genome shotgun sequence DNA segment above includes these coding regions:
- the LOC125846385 gene encoding 60S ribosomal protein L23a-like, producing MAAAITTPAAIVCSRRRKDQIFSYSVSITRATFSFAFVPFHKSSSSINLCSFLGNFRQTSDELLTSFGARGSQFLCPVSCEVDGRKEGDAKKQRLAYASKVKSDESTNMQVLDIQKSVSSERRKMLKMERNPKRLNNSASQRNKIEYYQVIQYPLKTESTMGNILRHNTLVFVVHKDADKKSIRDAVKKLFKIEMKKVNTSIMPDGTKKAYVMLTPNYSALDVAKKIKAI